Sequence from the Macaca thibetana thibetana isolate TM-01 chromosome 20, ASM2454274v1, whole genome shotgun sequence genome:
cgccgccaccacacccagccaattttgtatttttagtacagacacggtttcaccatgttggtcaggctgatctcaaactcctgacctcaggtcatccgcctcgtcctcccaaagttctgggattacaggcgtgaatcaccgcgcccggccctatgtATTATTATAACACTGAATTTCGGCATGGATTTGTCATTGGAAGTGAGTTCATTCTGCCTCTTGAGTCTATTGTGACCCTTGCCCGagtctattttctcatttattatataaaatgagGGTGAAAATTTCTTCTCAGATTGTGAGAATTAAACGGATAACAACTGTCAGGTGCCTGACTCGTAGCAGTGTTTCTTCAGGGCAATGAACGTTTACTGAGTGCCTGGGATATAACCCAAGAATAATAGTAAATGCGTATGCAACACTCACTGTGCTGTACCCCTTATagctttcttgttttaaaaacattgtgcTAAAATCGACATAAAttatcattttagccatttttcaGGTGTAAAATTTGGTGATACTAAGAACATTTacaatgttatgcaaccatcaccactatctaggTCAGagctttttcatcatcccaaacgcCAGCTCTGTACTCATTAACAGTaactctgggctgggcgcggtggctcaagcctgtaatcccagcactttgggaggccgagacgggcggatcaggagatcgagaccatcctggctaacacggtgaaaccccgtgtgtactaaaaaatgcaaaaaactagccgggtgaggcggcgggcgcctgtagtcccagctacacaggaggctgaggcaggagaatggcctgaaccccggaggcggagcttgcagtgagctgagatctggccactgcactccagcctgggcgacagagtgagattccgtctcaaaaacaaaacaaaacaaaacaaaacaaaacaaaacaaaacaaaacactaactCTGGCCCCGGCAGCCACTAATCTGCTTTTGGTTCCTATGGATTTGGCTGTAGTGGATATTGCATATAGATGGAGTCATGCAATATGTGAcctttggtgtctggcttcttgTCAAATATTTTCAAGGTGCAGCTACATCCTATcagtgcttcatttctttttatggccaaataatattcccttgtatgtATAGACCACCAcgttttatttacccattcatctactgatgtataatttttataactttttctttttgagatggagcttcgctcttgttgtccagtctagagtgcaatggtgtgatcgcgcatcaccgcaacctctgcctcctgagttcaagtgattctcctgcctcagcctcccgagtagctgggattacaggcatgtgccaccatacccggctaattttttgtatttttggtagagatggggtttcaccatattggccaggctggtctcaaactcctgaccttgtgatctgcctgccttggcctcccaaagtgctgggattacaggcgtgagccaccgtgcccagctgctgggctaatttattttattttatttatttattttgagacggagtttcgctcttgttgcccaagctggagtgcaattgcgcaatcttgactcactgcaacctccgcctaccaaagtgctgggtttacaggcatgagtcatcgcacccggccaatttttgtgtttttagtagagacagggtttcaccatgttggctaggctggtcttgaacccctgacttcaggtgatccacctgcctcagcctcccaaagtgctacaattacaggcatgagccaccatgcccggccaatttttataattttttcttaggCTTAGTCAACTGAAGCAGCAGGAgtggagaagaaaacaataaatttataACTGATTCTGATCAATTAATTGTaaacactgctgcactccaaccagcCCACTGATGTACATTTGACATATTTCTACCTTTAGGTCAGACCTCCATTCTTCCTGATGAAATAATGAAGACACTATCTTCCTGAGAGTTGATACTGTACCCACAGGCTGTGGAAAGGACATCACAAACGCAGGCAGAGGGCCTGCCATAGGTATTTACCAAGGGCAATTCATGGGCTTAGGGAAGAAAAGATATTGCTATCAGTTGAGGGCCAGGGCTTTGTGGCTGCGATGTCTGGGAACCCTCCCTCTGATACCCCAGGCACTGAGAGCCTGCTCAGCAAAGAGAAAATACGCTGCAGGGAGGAGGGACCTTCTAGCCAGGACTCCGTGGCCCGGCTCTCCTCTCCAGTCACGATGGGACAGGCTCCCCAGCCTCAGGGGAGCTGAGTGGCTGCTGAGCTGAGCCCTGAGCTGGGCCCAGAGACGACCTCCTGACCTCACCAGCCCCAGGGCATCAGTGTCTAGATCCTTGTGAGCATCCTAGGATGGCCTGGGGGTGAAAGGGAACCCCTATTGAATTGTCTGGGGCCTGCGGTTGCGCCCCTCACCCCTGATTTCATCTAAACTGTGCCCGTATCTGGGAGGTTTTCCGGAGACTAGTGGGGACAATGGGGGATCAATGCAGCCGCGCTGGAGTGGGACTTTCCTAACCTACCCACCACCCATATCTGGGAGGACCTCTGGGAAACCAGTGAGGTCTCAGGCAGAAAGCAGCCAGTTCTTGGCACAAGAGTGCCTAGAAATGTAAAGATGGATACATTCATTATTTCAACAAACCTGCATTGAATCTGAAAGGTCTGGGAATAAAACTCAGGAAAGAGCAAATGCATCCTCAAAGCACTCTAGGGTCCAGCGGTTTTCCAGTTGGACTTTGCGATGGCTcaacttccttcctctctccccgcCTCCGGCCCCTGCCCTTTCCTACCCTATCCAGCTGCAGAGAGGTCCTAGCCATGTGTGTCCCAGCTGCTGTCCATGCCCATCCCTGGCACCTTCGCTGAGGGAAGAAACTCAGGCACACACAGGCTGCCGCCCACTCAGACTTTATTCAAAGACCAGGAAGGGCCGGTgcaaggaggggaggagggcctGGCGGGAGGCCCAAGGGGCAAGAAGCATGGCCACCGAGGCTCCAGCTTAACGGTATTTGGAGGTCAGCACGGTGCTCACAGAAGCCAGGAACTTGTCCAGGGAGGCGTGCACCGCAGGGGTGAACTCGGCGGGGAGGTGAGCGGCCAGAGTCACCAGCAGGCAGTGGCTCAGGAGCTGTGCAGAGAAGAGGGTCAGTGGGGCCGAGGGCCCGCAGCCGCCGCCTGCGCTGCACCTCCCGCAACCCGCGGGATGCTCTGCCCTGCGAGGAAGGCGCCATCTCGCCCCTCGACCCCAGATCGCTCCCGGCTCGCCGCTCACCTTGAAGTTGACCGGGTCCACCCGAAGCTTGTGCGCGTGCAGGTCGCTCAGCGCGGACAGCGCTTGGGGCATGTCGTCCACGTGCCCCACGGCGAGGGTCAGCGCGTCGGCCACCTTCTTGCCGTGGCCCTTAACCTGGGCAGAGCCGTGGCTCAGGTCGAAGTGGGGGAAGTAGGTCTTGGTGGTGGGGAAGGACAGGAACATCCTGCGGGGAGAAGCAGAGTGAGGGGTGGGGTTTGGGTCCGGGGCCAGGACGGTTGCGGGTGGCCGGTGGGTGAAGCCGGGCGAGGAGCCTGGGTCGGAGCAGGGGAGGGAGCCTCACCTCTCCAGGGCCTCCGCACCATACTCGCCAGCGTGCCCGCCGACCTTACCCCAGGCGGCCTTGACGTTGCTCTTGTCGGCAGGAGACAGCACCATGGTGGGTTCTTTCTGAGTCTGTGGGGACCAGAAGAGTGCCGGGCAGCCAGCGCGCCAGGGTTTATGCTCCGGGCACGGGGGCACGCCCGGCAGGGCGGTGCTCATTGGCTGGCGCGGAGCCCGGGGCGCGGCCTGGACCGCAGGGGAGTCCCGGACAGGGCGGCTTGGCCTCCGCTGGGGGCGCACACGGGGCGGGGGCCAGGACGTCTCCACCCTCCACCCGCCGCTCCACTCCCGCCCATCCAGCTCGCCAGGAAGCAGGGCGGTCGCGACGCTGGGCGAGGGGGCCGGCCCGTTGGGGTCGGGCGCTGTCGGCTCTTCCACCCCGGAGCGCAGCGCCACCCTTTTCTTTGGGGCGCCCCAGCGTCCCTAGTGAGGGAGAAAGTCAGCCCGCACCCCCGCCCCGGCCTGGCACGCGCTGGACGCGCGTCAGCTCCAGCGGGATCAGGGAACACGCGGGCGAGCGAGTGTGAGTCGGGAGGCTTCGCCCAATCCGGGACAGAGAGGAATGCGCGCACCCGGACGCCCTGGCCCATAGGAACGCAAAAGAATTTCCCCGCAGAGTCCGTCCTCCTCTCCAGTCTCGCTCCCTCCAACTCCCTTTCCCTCTGGCGATAGTCACTAGTGTGCTTGAGTGACAGGCACCAGGAAGGAACAAATACCAGGACGCAAAAAGCACGGGGCTGGGCTGCATGCAGGTTCAGACTCCTCTAGGGGGTTGTGGGGTGACGCGTGAGGGTGGTGGGTGCTGGCTAAGCCCCAGGTCATGGACTCACAGTGGGACCCTGTGCAGTTTGTGTGACTGACTTTCCCACTGGCCTAGAGGTCGTGGTTCACTGTGACACCCCCATCTCTCCAAATGCTATCTGATGGAAGACTTGCTAGGTAAATAGTTGtgaaacaagtaaataaaacaacAGCCAGAACCGCCTGGAGCATTCAGCGTCCTCTGGGAGGTAGGCAGTCCTCTAACCATCACACAAGTACACACAGAGGTGCAAACCTCATCACAGGCCCTGAGGAACTCTGGAGGTGTGGACCAGGCATTCAAGGGGACCAGGATTAGTAtgggggcttcctggaggaggtgagactTAAGGATATGTATTAGgtggaggaggtagaggagggaGGAGGCTTGGCTCAGGGAGGAGAAAGGACAGAGGAGACAAGGCCCCTGTGGTTGGAGAATGGAGGTGGGGAGATAGGGGGGTGATGAGGCCGGCCAGCTCCTGCagggtgaggaaggaaggagtggaCTTCTGGGGAAGGGTGAGAGGTGCAGGAGTGCCAGTGAGTGCATCCTTGCTCATGAAAAGTGATTTTTTAGAGGGAATGGTACTGAGGAGAAAACAGCCTGAGGAATCACTGATAAGTCATTTCCTGGGGGTCTGGCAGAAGACCTCGCTTTGGAGAGTGTGTCAGCTGGGCACTCTTCAGCCTGCCCCCTGCCCCGTCCCCCCAAGACCCTTACTCAGGTCCCGCTCTGGATGTCCAGGAGCCTTGAGCAGAGAAGGAAGTAGCTCCCACCAGCTTAGCAATGGTTGGCCCATTGGATCTTCTCATTTCCCCTCCCTGTCTGCCACCCTCTTCTGACTCTGCCCACAgcctgaaggaaagaaaaaaaatgataagatgtgggggcttttttttttttgagatggagtttcgctcttgttgtccagcctggagtgcagtggtgtgatctcagctcactgcaacctccgcctcctgggttcaagtgattctcctgcctcagcctcctgagtagctgggattacaggcttgggccatcacgccaggctaattttgtatttttagtagagacggggtttctacatgttggtcaggctggtctcgaactcccgacctcaagtgatccgcccatctcagcctcccaaagtgctaggattacaggcatgagccaccacaccctcctttttgttttgttttgttttttttttgagatgtgggaACTTAAAGTCACCAAAGACCCCTTACCTCAGGCCTGGGACAACCCCTTCTTCCTGCATCTTACTGCAATGTCTCCGCTGCCtgaaccctctttttttttttttttttttttttttgagatggagtcttgctctgtcgcccaggctggagtgcggtggcgcgatctcggctcacttcaatctccgcctcccgggtttacgccattctcctgcctcagcctcccgagtagctgggactacaggcgtccgccaactcgcccggctagttttttgtattttttttagtagagacagggtttcaccgtgttagccaggatggtcttgatctcctgacctcgtgatccgcggcctcccaaagtgctgggattacaggcttgagccaccgcgc
This genomic interval carries:
- the LOC126944881 gene encoding hemoglobin subunit alpha-A/Q/R/T-like, with amino-acid sequence MSTALPGVPPCPEHKPWRAGCPALFWSPQTQKEPTMVLSPADKSNVKAAWGKVGGHAGEYGAEALERMFLSFPTTKTYFPHFDLSHGSAQVKGHGKKVADALTLAVGHVDDMPQALSALSDLHAHKLRVDPVNFKLLSHCLLVTLAAHLPAEFTPAVHASLDKFLASVSTVLTSKYR